A window of Castanea sativa cultivar Marrone di Chiusa Pesio chromosome 1, ASM4071231v1 contains these coding sequences:
- the LOC142634681 gene encoding protein NRT1/ PTR FAMILY 6.2-like, translating to MNVLQELPEAIIGMIRDFGDKNSVKTTILENHSCEDFFSFFFERHGRVRGYGAGVTPTKLWGSSSSRMYDLEKRLQEFEQKRLESEHKRIEADAELKGEVKHLKSMLEQQAIQMVEQRRHFEEQQASQMAEQRAHYDNMMMQMFSYITSQSAQSRKEGKMNSFVPDAVDHKGNHADRTKTGGWLSAIQILGIEICERFATMAIIVNLVTYLVGTMHLPSASASNFASTSGGTAYLLSLFGGIVADSFLGRYWMIAIAATIHAGGTCLLAISTSLPNLRPPPCNPTLSNKCVEANSLQMGIFTMALYLTNIGVGGIKSSVAGLGTDQFDQNDDKEKAQMAHFFSRFYFVISSGTLLAVTVLVYLQDQVGRSWAYGICSASMTLALLVFLLGTKRYRYKQRLGTPIVQILQVIVAAVKKRKVAYPSNDSALYEDLSQESRIYHTDKFRCLDKAAIITSKDSGIPNPWKLCTVTKVEKVKMLVKLLPIWATTIIFWTIHTQLAGFSVQQAATMDRSIGKFQIPPASLYAFFVVSIMTTLAIYDRLIMPLMKKYKRSQGLTNLQKVGLGLLFSILGMTAAALVEKRRLSVVRANRGTMTRSTTLPISAFFLLPQFILVGIGEAFILSGELAFFTNNAPKGMKAIATGLYLTTTSFGMYLSTILVTIIRNVTGRNGGHDWLSPRINDGRLDYFYWFLALLSLINLGFYIVCAIRFRPNSIENSPKMNGVVVDTPPKEETV from the exons ATGAATGTCCTCCAAGAACTTCCGGAAGCAATTATTGGTATGATCCGTGATTTTGGGGACAAAAACAGCGTGAAGACTACAATTTTAGAAAACCACAGCTGTG aggattttttttcctttttctttgagCGTCATGGACGAGTTCGTGGCTATGGGGCTGGAGTCACCCCTACCAAGTTATGGGGTTCCTCCTCATCTAGAATGTATGATCTTGAGAAGCGACTCCAAGAATTTGAACAAAAACGCTTAGAATCTGAACACAAACGAATAGAGGCTGATGCAGAATTGAAAGGAGAAGTAAAGCACCTCAAAAGCATGCTCGAACAACAAGCTATTCAAATGGTAGAACAAAGAAGACATTTTGAGGAACAACAAGCTAGTCAAATGGCTGAACAAAGAGCACATTATGACAATATGATGATGCAAATGTTCAGTTATATCACCTCGCAATCAGCCCAATCTAGAA AGGAAGGGAAAATGAATTCCTTCGTCCCAGATGCAGTTGATCACAAGGGTAATCATGCTGATAGGACCAAAACAGGTGGTTGGTTGTCTGCAATTCAAATCCTCG GAATTGAAATATGCGAGAGATTTGCCACAATGGCAATAATTGTGAACCTCGTGACATATTTAGTTGGCACAATGCATCTTCCTAGCGCAAGTGCTTCCAATTTTGCATCAACATCAGGGGGCACAGCATATCTTCTAAGCTTGTTTGGAGGCATTGTTGCAGATTCTTTCTTAGGCCGATATTGGATGATAGCCATTGCTGCTACAATTCATGCAGGG GGAACGTGTTTGTTAGCCATATCCACTTCTCTTCCAAATTTACGCCCGCCTCCTTGCAATCCTACTTTATCCAACAAATGCGTAGAGGCCAATAGTCTTCAAATGGGCATTTTCACCATGGCTCTGTATTTAACTAATATAGGAGTTGGTGGAATAAAGTCAAGTGTTGCAGGGCTTGGAACAGACCAATTTGATCAAAATGATGATAAGGAAAAGGCTCAAATGGCACATTTCTTCAGTAGGTTCTACTTCGTTATCAGCTCAGGTACCTTATTGGCAGTTACAGTACTTGTGTACTTACAAGATCAAGTTGGAAGAAGCTGGGCATATGGAATTTGCTCGGCCTCAATGACACTTGCTCTCTTGGTCTTTCTACTGGGTACTAAAAGATATAGGTACAAGCAACGTTTAGGAACTCCTATAGTTCAAATTCTTCAAGTTATAGTGGCTGCtgtaaagaaaaggaaggtagCGTATCCATCTAATGATAGTGCCTTATATGAAGACCTTTCTCAAGAATCAAGAATATATCATACAGATAAGTTTCG TTGCTTGGACAAAGCGGCAATCATAACCAGCAAAGACTCTGGAATTCCAAACCCATGGAAACTTTGCACAGTTACAAAGGTGGAAAAAGTTAAAATGTTAGTCAAATTATTGCCAATTTGGGCGACAACAATTATCTTCTGGACGATACATACACAATTAGCTGGCTTCTCAGTGCAGCAAGCTGCTACCATGGATAGATCAATTGGAAAATTCCAAATTCCTCCGGCATCACTCTACGCCTTCTTTGTTGTGTCCATAATGACCACTCTTGCTATTTATGACCGCCTGATTATGCCTCtcatgaaaaaatataaaagaagcCAAG gttTAACAAATTTGCAAAAAGTAGGGCTAGGCCTATTGTTCTCCATATTAGGAATGACAGCGGCAGCACTTGTAGAAAAGAGAAGATTGTCAGTTGTTAGAGCCAATAGAGGCACCATGACAAGGTCAACAACCCTACCAATAAGTGCTTTCTTTTTGCTTCCACAGTTCATCTTGGTTGGTATTGGAGAGGCCTTTATATTATCTGGAGAATTGGCTTTCTTCACAAACAATGCACCCAAAGGAATGAAAGCAATTGCCACTGGTCTCTACCTCACAACCACCTCGTTTGGTATGTATCTGAGTACAATTTTGGTCACCATAATAAGGAATGTTACTGGACGCAATGGTGGGCACGATTGGCTTTCTCCTAGGATTAATGATGGCAGATtggattatttttattggtttctAGCACTATTGAGTTTGATCAACTTGGGATTTTATATTGTGTGCGCCATAAGGTTTAGACCAAATTCTATTGAAAATTCTCCAAAAATGAATGGTGTTGTTGTTGATACTCCTCCTAAAGAAGAAACTGTGTAA